A genomic window from Pyruvatibacter sp. includes:
- a CDS encoding alpha/beta hydrolase, with product MNPQDFTNVIHQMLYADETISLVPVVIDLAARKNANALANLIDVMGPRALDLDFTARLSVECRERWLTPGRTLRDTNRLERFLRRTMTVFDTEDLLCPDWAPQFEDAGFNDPVSSPVPALFYSGANDPITPPENTVSSFRLFPNAQYVHALHTGHGVDRAHGCIQDITAAFLDNPRELVRDGCVASIAPIAFVTDVALSRGVLPYATNVLQTRSLLTIATLGLGVLAMFVGLVWTLTSLARRRHSRLPSAAAFGSAALLGAGAVTLMVFVAVLTLAIADVAAGMTPAILALGLPQAHGWLLMLPLTAVALCGAGLLALVLAVARGGPNTRANIPLFTLASGCALALGTVWMLGFFAPVA from the coding sequence ATGAACCCGCAGGACTTCACAAACGTCATCCACCAGATGCTGTATGCCGATGAAACCATTTCGCTGGTGCCCGTGGTGATTGACCTGGCCGCCCGCAAAAACGCCAATGCCCTTGCAAACCTGATTGATGTGATGGGACCACGTGCGCTGGACCTGGATTTCACCGCCCGGCTGTCCGTCGAATGCCGCGAACGCTGGCTGACGCCGGGCCGGACCCTGCGCGATACGAACCGGCTGGAGCGCTTTTTACGCCGAACCATGACGGTGTTTGATACCGAAGACCTGCTGTGCCCGGACTGGGCCCCGCAGTTTGAAGACGCCGGTTTCAACGACCCGGTGTCATCGCCGGTGCCCGCGCTGTTTTATTCAGGCGCCAACGACCCCATCACGCCGCCTGAAAATACTGTTTCGAGTTTTCGACTGTTTCCCAACGCGCAATACGTTCATGCATTGCATACGGGCCACGGCGTGGATCGCGCCCATGGCTGCATTCAAGACATAACAGCGGCATTTCTGGACAATCCGCGTGAATTGGTGCGCGACGGCTGCGTGGCTTCCATTGCACCTATCGCTTTTGTTACTGATGTGGCGCTGTCGCGTGGTGTGCTGCCTTACGCAACGAATGTGCTGCAAACCCGAAGTCTGCTCACGATTGCAACGCTGGGTCTGGGCGTGCTTGCGATGTTCGTGGGCCTGGTCTGGACGCTTACCAGCCTTGCCCGCCGTCGCCACAGCCGCCTGCCGTCTGCGGCTGCTTTTGGCAGTGCCGCACTGCTGGGCGCGGGCGCTGTAACGCTTATGGTATTCGTCGCGGTTCTGACACTGGCAATTGCTGATGTCGCAGCCGGGATGACACCTGCCATTCTGGCGTTGGGCCTTCCACAGGCGCATGGCTGGCTGCTGATGCTGCCGCTGACAGCTGTTGCGCTGTGCGGTGCGGGCCTGTTGGCACTGGTGCTTGCAGTGGCGCGCGGCGGACCAAACACCCGCGCCAACATACCGCTTTTCACGTTGGCATCAGGCTGTGCACTGGCGCTGGGCACTGTGTGGATGCTCGGCTTCTTCGCGCCAGTCGCATAA
- a CDS encoding NADP-dependent oxidoreductase — MSNVVSKEIRLARRPVGMPKLEDFEVGEAQIAAPGDGEVLVRNIWMSVDPYMRGRMYDRESYVPPFQIGKPLEGGAIGQVIASNSDKVAVGDYVQSMLGWREYFVAGGDTVQKVDAKAAPIQAYLGTLGMPGMTAYAGLLRVGELKDGETVFVSAASGAVGSIVCQIAKAKGCFVVGTAGSDDKCKWLEETAGIDKAINYKTCGDLTEAVRKAAPKGVDVYFENVGGEHLTAALENMRPMGRLAMCGMISQYNDTEPAPGPSNLIYMVGKSLKMQGFIVSNHFDLLPDFIRDMSKWIGEGKIKWEETVEDGIERAPNAFLNLFTGGNMGKMLVKVGPDSAV; from the coding sequence ATGTCTAATGTCGTATCGAAGGAAATCCGCCTGGCGAGGCGCCCGGTGGGGATGCCGAAACTCGAGGATTTTGAAGTCGGCGAAGCACAGATTGCAGCGCCCGGCGACGGCGAAGTGCTGGTGCGCAACATATGGATGTCCGTGGATCCTTATATGCGCGGCCGGATGTATGACCGCGAAAGCTACGTGCCGCCGTTCCAGATCGGCAAGCCGCTTGAAGGCGGTGCCATCGGTCAGGTGATTGCTTCCAACTCCGACAAGGTAGCCGTGGGCGACTATGTACAGTCAATGCTGGGCTGGCGGGAGTATTTTGTAGCAGGCGGCGACACCGTGCAGAAGGTGGACGCAAAAGCTGCGCCCATTCAGGCGTATCTGGGCACGCTGGGGATGCCGGGCATGACCGCTTATGCGGGGCTGCTGCGGGTTGGTGAACTCAAGGATGGCGAGACGGTTTTCGTCTCTGCCGCATCGGGTGCGGTGGGGTCCATCGTTTGTCAGATAGCCAAGGCCAAAGGCTGCTTCGTGGTGGGCACGGCTGGCTCTGACGACAAGTGCAAATGGCTGGAAGAGACCGCTGGCATCGACAAGGCCATCAACTACAAAACCTGTGGCGACCTGACGGAAGCTGTGCGCAAGGCAGCACCCAAGGGGGTTGACGTGTATTTTGAAAATGTCGGTGGCGAGCACCTGACGGCCGCCCTTGAAAACATGCGTCCCATGGGTCGGCTGGCCATGTGCGGCATGATTTCCCAGTACAACGACACCGAGCCTGCACCGGGGCCAAGCAACCTCATTTACATGGTAGGCAAGAGCCTGAAGATGCAGGGCTTCATAGTGTCCAACCATTTTGATCTGCTGCCGGACTTTATCCGCGACATGTCGAAGTGGATTGGTGAGGGCAAGATCAAATGGGAAGAAACGGTGGAAGACGGTATTGAGCGTGCGCCCAACGCATTTCTCAATCTGTTTACCGGCGGCAACATGGGCAAGATGCTGGTGAAGGTCGGGCCGGACAGCGCCGTCTAG
- a CDS encoding class II 3-deoxy-7-phosphoheptulonate synthase: MSDTWKPNSWRLKPAKHIPEYPDAEKLADVEKTLAGYPPLVFAGEARALKADLADVAEGRAFLLQGGDCAESFAEFHPDNIRDTFRVLLQMAVVLTFAAGSPVVKVGRIAGQFAKPRSAATETQGDVTLPSYFGDNINGIEFDAAVRNPDPARQVQAYSQAASTLNLLRAFAQGGYADLNFVHRWNMGFVADSPQGHRYEELATRISETLDFMKACGIDADSTPQLQQTDFYTSHEALLLGYEQAMTRVDSTTGDWYDTSAHMLWIGDRTRHPDEAHVEFMRGIKNPIAMKCGPSLEPDELVRLCDALNPDNEPGRLTLIARFGSEKVGDGLPPLIRAIEREGKKVVWSCDPMHGNTIKAANGYKTRPVDRILKEVQDFMAVHRAEGTHAGGVHFEMTGSDVTECLGGAIEVTEESLSDRYHTHCDPRLNANQALELAFLIAEGLKAERQERERAIAAG; encoded by the coding sequence ATGAGTGATACCTGGAAGCCCAATTCCTGGCGGTTAAAACCCGCCAAACACATTCCCGAATACCCGGATGCTGAAAAGCTCGCGGACGTTGAAAAGACTCTTGCCGGCTACCCGCCGCTGGTCTTTGCAGGCGAAGCGCGCGCGCTGAAAGCCGACCTTGCAGACGTTGCCGAGGGCCGTGCTTTTTTGCTGCAGGGCGGCGACTGTGCTGAGAGCTTCGCCGAGTTTCACCCGGATAATATCCGAGATACGTTCCGTGTCCTGTTGCAGATGGCGGTCGTGCTTACCTTCGCGGCAGGTTCGCCGGTTGTGAAAGTGGGCCGCATTGCCGGCCAGTTCGCCAAGCCGCGTTCCGCTGCCACTGAAACCCAGGGCGATGTCACGTTGCCCAGTTACTTTGGCGACAACATCAACGGGATCGAGTTTGATGCAGCCGTGCGCAATCCTGATCCGGCGCGCCAGGTGCAGGCCTATTCGCAGGCAGCTTCAACGCTCAACCTGCTGCGCGCGTTCGCGCAGGGCGGCTATGCTGACCTCAACTTCGTGCATCGCTGGAACATGGGATTCGTCGCTGACAGCCCCCAGGGCCACCGCTACGAGGAACTGGCCACGCGCATCTCCGAGACGCTGGACTTCATGAAGGCCTGCGGTATTGACGCTGATTCAACCCCGCAGTTGCAGCAGACGGATTTTTACACCAGCCATGAAGCACTGCTGCTTGGTTACGAGCAGGCGATGACCCGTGTCGATTCAACGACCGGCGACTGGTACGACACATCCGCCCACATGCTGTGGATCGGCGACCGCACCCGCCACCCTGACGAGGCCCACGTGGAGTTCATGCGCGGCATCAAGAACCCCATCGCCATGAAGTGCGGCCCCTCGCTGGAGCCGGACGAACTGGTGCGCCTGTGTGATGCGCTGAACCCGGACAATGAGCCTGGCCGCCTGACACTTATCGCGCGTTTTGGCTCTGAAAAAGTCGGCGACGGCCTGCCGCCGCTCATTCGTGCCATCGAGCGTGAGGGCAAAAAAGTTGTGTGGTCGTGCGACCCGATGCATGGCAACACCATCAAGGCTGCCAACGGCTACAAGACCCGCCCTGTGGATCGTATCCTCAAGGAAGTGCAGGACTTTATGGCCGTGCACCGCGCCGAAGGCACCCACGCAGGCGGTGTCCATTTTGAAATGACCGGCTCCGACGTGACCGAATGTCTGGGCGGTGCCATCGAAGTAACCGAGGAAAGCCTGTCGGACCGCTACCATACCCATTGCGATCCGCGTCTCAACGCCAACCAGGCGCTTGAACTGGCCTTCCTCATTGCCGAGGGTCTGAAAGCCGAACGTCAGGAGCGCGAACGCGCTATTGCCGCGGGCTGA
- the gor gene encoding glutathione-disulfide reductase, producing MADYDYDLFTIGAGSGGVRASRMAASHGAKVAVAEEYRVGGTCVIRGCVPKKLFVYASHVHEEIEDAAGFGWTVEGARFDWKTLIANKDQEIDRLNGIYIRNLAGSGVEIIEDRAIIKDKHTIHLVNQNRDVTAKYILIATGATPNVHEVPGHEHAITSNEAFHLEELPKRIVVAGGGYISVEFAGIFNGLGVETTLLYRGEEILRGFDDDLRTTLHTEMEKKGVRIITGKVFDRIDKSGDELHATLSDGSVLETDAIMFAIGRNPNSQGLGLETVGVEVLPNGAIAVDAYSKTSIDNIYAVGDVTNRANLTPVAIREGAAFAETVFNNNPVAVDHSIIPTAVFSSPEIGTVGISEAEARKAFGRVDIYKSTFRAMKHTLSGRDEKTMMKIIVHPQTDRVLGVHMIGPASGEIIQAVGIAVQMGATKAQFDATVAVHPTAAEELVTMKTPEPQPDAIAAD from the coding sequence ATGGCTGACTATGATTATGACCTTTTCACCATCGGTGCCGGGTCGGGCGGTGTACGCGCCTCACGCATGGCGGCCTCTCACGGGGCCAAAGTGGCGGTGGCGGAAGAATACCGCGTTGGCGGTACCTGCGTCATTCGCGGCTGCGTCCCCAAGAAGCTGTTTGTTTATGCCAGCCATGTGCATGAAGAAATCGAAGATGCTGCAGGCTTTGGCTGGACGGTGGAAGGCGCAAGGTTCGACTGGAAAACGCTGATTGCCAACAAGGACCAGGAAATTGATCGCCTCAACGGCATCTATATCCGCAACCTTGCAGGCTCCGGCGTGGAGATCATCGAAGACCGCGCCATCATCAAGGACAAACACACGATCCATCTGGTGAACCAAAACCGCGACGTGACCGCGAAATACATCCTCATCGCCACCGGCGCGACGCCCAATGTGCACGAAGTGCCCGGCCACGAACACGCGATCACCTCCAACGAAGCGTTCCACCTGGAAGAACTGCCAAAACGCATCGTGGTGGCGGGGGGTGGCTACATCTCCGTCGAGTTCGCCGGTATTTTCAACGGACTGGGTGTGGAAACCACGCTGCTCTATCGCGGTGAGGAGATCCTGCGCGGCTTTGACGACGATTTGCGGACCACGCTGCACACTGAAATGGAAAAGAAGGGTGTACGGATCATCACCGGAAAGGTGTTTGACCGTATCGACAAGTCCGGCGATGAATTGCACGCCACGCTCAGCGACGGGTCCGTGCTGGAAACAGATGCCATCATGTTCGCCATTGGCCGCAATCCCAACTCGCAGGGGCTGGGGCTGGAGACTGTGGGCGTCGAGGTTCTGCCCAACGGCGCGATCGCGGTGGATGCCTATTCCAAAACCAGTATCGACAACATCTACGCGGTGGGTGATGTCACCAACCGTGCCAACCTGACGCCGGTTGCCATCCGCGAGGGGGCCGCGTTCGCTGAAACCGTTTTCAACAACAATCCTGTTGCCGTCGATCACTCAATCATTCCAACGGCGGTGTTCTCATCTCCTGAGATCGGCACCGTGGGTATTTCCGAGGCCGAAGCACGCAAGGCGTTTGGCCGGGTGGATATTTATAAATCCACCTTCCGCGCCATGAAGCACACGCTGTCAGGGCGCGATGAAAAGACCATGATGAAAATCATCGTGCACCCGCAGACAGACCGCGTACTGGGCGTTCATATGATCGGCCCCGCGTCCGGCGAAATCATCCAGGCCGTGGGCATTGCCGTGCAGATGGGAGCCACAAAAGCGCAGTTTGACGCCACTGTGGCGGTGCATCCCACAGCCGCGGAAGAGCTGGTGACCATGAAAACGCCCGAACCGCAGCCCGACGCAATCGCGGCGGATTAA
- a CDS encoding NADP-dependent oxidoreductase, whose translation MPADQMREITLAKTPEGKLDVADFAPRTVPVPTPGDGEVLIRVLYISIDAANRAWMQGRTYREQVLPGTRMAGGAIGEVVASNDPAFAVGDIVEADTGWCEYAALPGKLLEKRTPRGPLTHLLSILGITGKTAYFGLLHIGKPKAGETVVVSAAAGAVGSVVGQLAKAAGARVVGIAGSADKCAWLVNDLGFDAAINYRDENVMKAVKREAPDGVDVFFDNVGGDVFEGVLFRMNTHGRIVCCGAVSQYDTDTPSHGPRGVPGLIVTKRLKVEGFIVMDFFDQSPQAEAELAGMVAQGKIKVAEDITEGIESAPAALVGLLNGDNVGKRMVHVADRTN comes from the coding sequence ATGCCCGCAGACCAGATGCGCGAAATCACTCTTGCCAAAACGCCTGAGGGCAAACTCGATGTCGCAGACTTTGCGCCGCGCACGGTGCCGGTGCCGACACCGGGCGACGGCGAGGTGCTGATACGCGTGCTGTATATTTCGATTGATGCGGCCAACCGCGCCTGGATGCAGGGCCGCACCTATCGTGAGCAGGTGCTGCCGGGCACCAGGATGGCCGGTGGAGCGATTGGTGAAGTCGTTGCGTCCAACGATCCAGCTTTCGCCGTCGGCGACATTGTGGAAGCGGACACTGGCTGGTGTGAGTACGCGGCACTGCCCGGAAAGCTGCTTGAGAAACGCACGCCGCGCGGGCCGCTGACGCATCTGCTGTCGATCCTCGGCATCACCGGCAAGACAGCGTATTTCGGCCTGCTGCACATCGGCAAGCCCAAGGCGGGTGAAACCGTGGTGGTGTCGGCGGCGGCGGGCGCTGTGGGGTCTGTTGTCGGGCAATTGGCCAAGGCGGCAGGGGCGCGGGTGGTGGGCATTGCAGGCTCGGCCGACAAATGCGCATGGCTGGTCAATGACCTTGGCTTTGATGCCGCCATCAACTACCGCGACGAAAATGTGATGAAAGCCGTCAAGCGCGAGGCGCCTGACGGAGTGGATGTGTTTTTCGACAATGTCGGCGGTGACGTTTTTGAAGGCGTGCTGTTTCGCATGAACACACACGGTCGCATCGTGTGTTGCGGCGCTGTTTCGCAGTATGACACGGATACGCCCAGCCACGGGCCGCGCGGCGTGCCGGGGCTGATTGTCACCAAACGCCTGAAAGTTGAAGGCTTTATTGTGATGGACTTTTTCGACCAGTCGCCGCAGGCCGAGGCCGAACTGGCCGGTATGGTCGCGCAAGGCAAAATCAAGGTGGCTGAGGACATTACCGAAGGTATCGAAAGCGCGCCCGCAGCACTCGTGGGCCTTTTGAACGGCGACAATGTGGGCAAGCGCATGGTGCACGTTGCTGACCGCACAAACTGA
- a CDS encoding NAD-dependent succinate-semialdehyde dehydrogenase — translation MSAAPAGLNDDTLFREDAYIDGQWVRHEAGATTEVTNPATGEVIAKVASLGRAEATRSVEAAEAAFKTWSKRPAKQRAQIIRRWFDLMTQHEDDLARLLTLEQGKPLPEALAEIRYGAAFTEFYGEEAKRVYGDTVPAHFTDRRIVVSKQPIGVVAAITPWNFPNAMILRKVAPALAAGCTVVCKPAPQTPLSALALCELAERAGLPAGCFNVVTGNEVEIGGVYTSHDAVRVVTFTGSTAVGKLLMEQSARTVKKTSMELGGNAPFIVFDDADIDRAVQGAIASKYRNTGQTCVCTNRILVQNSVYAVFTQKLSAAVSKLKVGNGLEDGMEQGPLIDKAALEKVEAHVADALAKGAKLGTGGNRHALGGTFYEPTVLIDAEPTMRIAQEETFGPVAPVFRFRTEEEAIAMANDTKYGLAAYVYTRDVGRCWRVGEALDFGIVGLNEALLSVEVAPFGGVKESGVGREGGKWGIEEFLEPKYMTFGGLDGGTA, via the coding sequence ATGAGCGCAGCACCGGCAGGACTGAACGACGACACTTTGTTTCGTGAGGATGCGTACATTGATGGCCAGTGGGTGCGCCATGAAGCCGGCGCAACGACCGAGGTCACCAACCCCGCCACAGGCGAGGTAATCGCGAAGGTCGCATCACTTGGCCGCGCCGAGGCCACCCGCTCGGTGGAAGCTGCCGAGGCGGCTTTTAAGACCTGGTCCAAACGCCCTGCCAAACAACGCGCGCAAATCATCCGCCGATGGTTTGACCTGATGACGCAGCACGAAGATGACCTGGCCCGACTGCTGACGCTGGAGCAGGGCAAACCACTGCCCGAAGCACTGGCAGAAATCCGCTATGGTGCCGCCTTCACCGAGTTTTATGGCGAAGAAGCCAAGCGCGTGTATGGCGACACGGTGCCCGCACATTTCACTGATCGGCGCATTGTTGTCAGCAAACAGCCCATTGGCGTGGTCGCTGCCATCACCCCGTGGAACTTTCCCAACGCAATGATTTTGCGCAAGGTCGCCCCGGCACTGGCCGCAGGCTGCACCGTGGTGTGCAAGCCCGCCCCGCAAACCCCTTTGTCCGCGCTTGCCCTGTGCGAACTGGCAGAGCGCGCAGGCCTTCCCGCCGGGTGCTTCAACGTTGTGACCGGCAATGAGGTTGAGATTGGCGGCGTTTATACGTCGCATGATGCGGTAAGGGTGGTGACATTCACCGGGTCAACCGCTGTGGGAAAGCTGCTGATGGAGCAAAGCGCACGCACCGTCAAAAAAACCAGCATGGAGCTTGGCGGCAACGCCCCGTTCATTGTGTTTGACGACGCTGACATTGACCGCGCGGTGCAGGGGGCCATTGCCTCCAAGTATCGCAACACCGGACAGACCTGCGTATGTACCAACCGCATTCTTGTGCAAAACTCCGTGTACGCCGTATTTACACAGAAGCTCTCGGCAGCCGTTTCAAAGCTCAAGGTGGGCAACGGCCTTGAGGATGGCATGGAACAAGGCCCGCTGATCGACAAGGCAGCGCTGGAAAAAGTCGAAGCTCATGTGGCGGATGCACTGGCGAAGGGCGCAAAACTTGGCACCGGCGGCAACCGCCATGCGCTGGGCGGCACGTTTTATGAGCCGACGGTGCTGATAGATGCCGAACCCACCATGCGCATAGCGCAGGAGGAAACGTTTGGCCCCGTCGCGCCGGTGTTCCGCTTCCGCACCGAAGAAGAAGCCATCGCCATGGCGAACGACACAAAATACGGGCTGGCAGCTTATGTTTACACGCGCGATGTGGGGCGCTGCTGGCGGGTCGGGGAAGCGCTGGATTTTGGCATTGTCGGCCTCAACGAGGCGCTGCTGTCAGTTGAAGTGGCACCGTTTGGCGGTGTGAAGGAAAGCGGCGTCGGTCGCGAAGGCGGCAAATGGGGCATCGAGGAGTTTCTGGAGCCCAAATACATGACCTTTGGCGGTCTTGATGGGGGTACAGCCTGA
- a CDS encoding Gfo/Idh/MocA family oxidoreductase: MAYTRPKLSRVRTGVIGAGYFGRLHVSKYATVPGSDLAGVYDLNPERAKHVADEFSCAVMSAPEDFFGQVDAVSIVAPATRHFELAKLFLEQGIHVLIEKPIATTLEDADTLIKLARDKRAVIQVGHQERYVFSRFDLPTLVSDPCEIICRRAGPFTGRNVDVSAILDLMIHDIDISHQILRYQPQTVEATGRAVHGDLADEVDAVVTTKDGRTVRVFASRVGDKLERSVRIICDDREIMIDFANRQFELTEKNADGVRRVMDPEEVDGLPVIDELVAQDPLAEEIGGFVNAVATGARPRVSGEDARRALATALAIEAAVGPLTREDRPLTREDRV; the protein is encoded by the coding sequence ATGGCTTATACCCGCCCCAAACTGTCCCGCGTGCGCACTGGTGTTATCGGTGCGGGCTATTTTGGCCGTCTGCATGTAAGCAAATACGCAACCGTGCCCGGCTCTGATCTGGCGGGTGTTTACGACCTGAACCCTGAGCGCGCCAAACACGTAGCGGATGAGTTCTCCTGCGCGGTGATGAGTGCGCCGGAAGATTTTTTCGGGCAGGTGGACGCGGTGTCCATCGTTGCCCCCGCAACCCGGCACTTTGAACTCGCAAAACTGTTTTTGGAGCAGGGCATTCATGTGCTCATTGAAAAGCCGATTGCGACCACGCTTGAAGATGCCGACACGCTGATAAAGCTGGCGCGCGACAAGCGTGCGGTCATTCAGGTGGGCCATCAGGAGCGCTATGTGTTTTCGCGGTTTGACCTGCCCACGCTCGTGTCAGACCCATGCGAAATTATCTGCCGCAGGGCAGGGCCGTTTACCGGCCGCAATGTGGATGTGAGCGCGATCCTCGATCTGATGATCCACGACATTGATATTTCACACCAGATTTTGCGCTATCAGCCACAAACGGTTGAGGCCACAGGCCGTGCCGTGCATGGCGACCTTGCGGACGAAGTAGACGCCGTCGTCACCACAAAGGATGGCCGCACCGTGCGCGTGTTTGCCAGTCGCGTTGGTGACAAGCTGGAACGCTCCGTGCGCATCATTTGTGATGACCGCGAGATCATGATTGATTTTGCCAACCGGCAATTCGAGCTGACCGAGAAGAACGCCGACGGTGTTCGCCGTGTCATGGACCCTGAAGAGGTTGACGGCCTGCCGGTGATCGACGAACTGGTGGCGCAGGATCCGCTGGCCGAAGAAATCGGTGGCTTCGTCAATGCGGTTGCCACCGGCGCGCGGCCACGCGTATCCGGCGAGGACGCCCGCCGTGCACTGGCCACGGCGTTGGCCATTGAGGCCGCCGTCGGCCCGCTGACCCGCGAAGATCGCCCGCTGACCCGCGAAGATCGGGTGTGA
- a CDS encoding M14 family metallopeptidase has protein sequence MPSPPSPFASTYAQARELFSRTAQAAGGHLTAISHPLPGPTGESLAIDLALLGPDDAHTVVVCLSGVHGAEGFAGSGAQVAWLQHHAGGSLPDGVSMLFVHGVNPWGFAHGLRGTEDNIDINRNWLDHTQPHPQNPLYAEIHPHLCPPDMSRASVEKMLMAGGRFVERHGQWALEDAISRGQYTHPDGYHFGGTSLAWSTRELQKVVRERLATARRVAYVDFHSGPVGNGETIFLCFSDEESVSRTRAAQWWGEDALAAQTVEKQWGSQRPTRSGIVFWGLEKMLEGQADVAGAVVEFCSARARSEARYIMRIPMLERWLRFVGGLDAPEAPGYLMEIRDTYAPRRADWERRVAAGAIDVLDKTLAGAAAWAHES, from the coding sequence TTGCCCTCGCCACCCTCCCCTTTTGCCAGCACCTATGCGCAGGCGCGTGAGCTGTTTTCGCGCACAGCGCAGGCTGCGGGCGGGCACCTCACGGCAATTTCGCATCCCCTGCCCGGCCCAACGGGCGAATCACTCGCTATTGATCTGGCACTTCTGGGGCCTGACGATGCGCATACGGTCGTTGTGTGTCTCAGCGGTGTTCACGGCGCTGAGGGCTTTGCCGGGTCGGGCGCGCAGGTGGCATGGCTGCAGCATCACGCGGGTGGATCGCTGCCTGACGGGGTGTCGATGCTGTTTGTGCATGGGGTCAACCCGTGGGGCTTCGCGCACGGATTGCGGGGCACGGAAGACAATATCGACATCAACCGCAACTGGCTGGACCACACACAACCGCACCCGCAAAACCCGCTCTATGCGGAAATCCATCCGCACCTGTGTCCCCCGGACATGTCGCGTGCATCCGTGGAAAAAATGCTCATGGCAGGCGGACGGTTTGTGGAGAGACACGGGCAATGGGCACTGGAAGATGCCATCAGCCGCGGGCAATACACTCACCCGGATGGCTACCACTTTGGTGGCACATCACTGGCGTGGTCCACGCGCGAGCTTCAAAAGGTGGTGAGAGAGCGACTGGCAACCGCCCGCCGCGTGGCCTATGTGGATTTTCACTCAGGTCCGGTGGGCAACGGCGAAACCATTTTCCTGTGTTTCAGTGACGAGGAAAGTGTGTCGCGCACACGTGCAGCCCAGTGGTGGGGAGAAGATGCGCTGGCCGCGCAAACCGTTGAAAAACAATGGGGCTCGCAACGCCCGACCCGCAGCGGCATTGTTTTCTGGGGTCTTGAAAAAATGCTGGAAGGCCAGGCTGATGTGGCCGGGGCGGTGGTTGAGTTTTGCTCCGCGCGGGCGCGTTCGGAAGCCCGCTATATCATGCGCATTCCCATGCTCGAACGCTGGCTGCGGTTTGTCGGCGGGCTGGATGCGCCCGAAGCGCCGGGCTACCTGATGGAAATCCGTGACACCTATGCGCCGCGTCGCGCCGACTGGGAACGTCGGGTGGCCGCGGGCGCGATTGATGTTCTGGACAAAACGCTGGCCGGAGCCGCCGCATGGGCGCACGAAAGCTGA
- the rpiA gene encoding ribose-5-phosphate isomerase RpiA — MTADEQKRVAAEAALEHVKPGMKLGLGTGSTAAHFVKALGAKARREALDFLCVPTSQATGALAKEVGLTVTSLDEVPHLDLTIDGADEIGPHLNLIKGGGGALLREKIVAFASRQMIVIADESKVVPHLGNFPLPVEVVPFGARATGDRILEAGKLYGCEGALSLRTDEYDEPFLTDSNNLIFDWALGEIPDPDGLGTYVSRLPGVVEHGLFLGLAHAAIIGRADGTIETLKR, encoded by the coding sequence CTGACAGCAGACGAACAAAAGCGCGTGGCCGCGGAGGCTGCCCTTGAGCATGTAAAGCCTGGCATGAAGCTGGGACTGGGCACCGGCTCGACGGCGGCGCATTTTGTCAAGGCGCTGGGCGCAAAGGCGCGGCGCGAGGCGCTGGACTTTTTGTGTGTGCCAACATCACAAGCAACGGGCGCACTCGCCAAAGAGGTGGGGCTGACCGTGACCAGTCTCGACGAAGTGCCGCATCTCGACCTTACCATTGACGGAGCCGACGAGATCGGCCCGCATCTCAATCTCATAAAAGGCGGCGGAGGCGCGCTGTTGCGTGAAAAAATCGTCGCGTTTGCATCAAGGCAAATGATCGTTATTGCTGACGAAAGCAAGGTCGTGCCGCATCTGGGCAATTTTCCGCTTCCCGTCGAGGTGGTGCCGTTTGGTGCGCGGGCAACCGGCGACCGCATTCTTGAAGCAGGCAAGCTATACGGCTGCGAGGGAGCGTTGTCGCTGCGTACGGACGAATATGACGAGCCGTTCCTCACCGACAGCAACAATCTGATTTTCGACTGGGCACTGGGCGAAATCCCCGACCCGGACGGGTTGGGCACCTATGTGTCTCGGCTGCCCGGCGTTGTGGAGCACGGTCTTTTTTTGGGCCTTGCCCATGCAGCAATTATCGGCAGGGCCGATGGCACAATCGAAACGCTGAAACGCTAG